One Rossellomorea aquimaris DNA window includes the following coding sequences:
- a CDS encoding DUF3986 family protein, producing the protein MIFDDRYHLHVGYYKNQKDLEAIFLKIKDQNIWCMFLENDFYKLNISEEQYPAIKDFGLLIGIYLIESEDLSMEQGSELFEKFLNDQNIV; encoded by the coding sequence TTGATTTTTGATGATCGTTATCATTTACATGTAGGATATTATAAAAATCAAAAAGATTTAGAAGCTATTTTCTTGAAAATTAAAGATCAAAATATTTGGTGTATGTTCTTGGAAAATGATTTTTATAAACTTAATATTTCGGAAGAACAGTATCCTGCTATAAAAGATTTTGGCTTATTGATAGGCATTTATTTAATTGAAAGTGAAGATTTATCTATGGAACAAGGTTCTGAGCTATTTGAAAAATTTTTGAATGATCAAAATATCGTATGA
- a CDS encoding PH domain-containing protein gives MVYHSKTDVTSIACIFLLVWIVGFSAMIPFMNSLFSVVTMSLFFIISGVFLWWYVTSIKYVFYKKYLLVKGGPFRRKVPYQNITKVSQTTDKFTGYRISASEKGLELFVNQGALHSIKVLPTDKINFISELEKRCPNIQISIK, from the coding sequence ATGGTTTATCACTCAAAAACAGATGTTACTTCTATAGCATGTATCTTCTTATTAGTTTGGATAGTTGGTTTCTCAGCAATGATTCCATTCATGAATTCATTATTCTCTGTTGTTACTATGTCTTTGTTTTTCATTATTTCAGGTGTTTTTTTATGGTGGTACGTGACTTCAATAAAGTACGTTTTTTATAAGAAATATTTACTAGTGAAGGGTGGACCGTTCAGAAGGAAAGTTCCTTATCAAAATATAACTAAAGTATCTCAAACAACTGATAAGTTTACGGGTTACCGAATTTCTGCCTCTGAAAAAGGACTTGAATTGTTTGTTAATCAAGGAGCTCTTCATAGTATTAAAGTTTTACCAACAGATAAAATAAATTTTATTTCCGAATTAGAAAAGAGATGTCCTAATATTCAGATTTCTATAAAATAA
- a CDS encoding DnaB-like helicase C-terminal domain-containing protein, which translates to MTKDEMPRMHGAMNAVYKAKLELSQNGMITLPEIRQRIMNLKREYPTEPFLVVIDYLQLINVKERFDRHDLAIGHITKQLKGMVKLEFVREFGRFRSGNGATETGTMAQD; encoded by the coding sequence CTGACGAAAGACGAGATGCCGAGGATGCACGGGGCGATGAATGCCGTGTACAAAGCGAAGCTCGAACTCTCGCAGAATGGGATGATCACCCTGCCGGAGATCAGACAGCGGATCATGAATCTGAAGCGGGAGTACCCGACGGAGCCGTTTCTCGTGGTGATTGATTACCTGCAGCTGATCAATGTGAAGGAGCGGTTTGACCGGCATGACCTTGCGATTGGGCATATTACCAAGCAGCTGAAGGGGATGGTGAAGTTGGAGTTTGTGAGGGAGTTTGGGCGGTTTCGGAGTGGCAATGGAGCCACGGAGACAGGTACCATGGCTCAGGATTAA
- the crtI gene encoding phytoene desaturase family protein yields the protein MISEQEERLPLKNKTVLIIGGGLGGVSAAITLAQAGYDVSLYEKNDHIGGKLNRLEQDGFGFDLGPSILTMPQIFEKLFAASGKSMKDYVQIERLDHQWRSFFPDGNVIDLYEDMNDMREKNASLSEKDIREYQRLLEHSKTHYDMTDKTLFKGADTAKGIVKQAGLFSVLKNIDLMSTVHKSLDKRISHEQFRDMLSYFIKYVGSSPYDAPAVMNMMIYMQHDQGAWYVPGGLHKLADALVKLAEEVGVTFHLGRQIVKLDKKDGDITGAVLDDGTRVTADHYVSNMEVIPVYERLLEEDSDFINKLKKKFEPASSGLVMHLGVKKIYPQLRHHNFFFAENMKEQMESIFHRHELPDDPVIYLVNVNKTDPTQAPPGHENIKVLPHIPFIRDENPYTQKDYEQFAERVLIKLEKMGLDGLRENIVTRDMWTPEDIRRTYGSDRGAIYGTVSDSKKNKGLKHPKQSERYDNLYFVGGTVNPGGGMPMVTLSGQLVGEKIMERDSG from the coding sequence ATGATTTCCGAACAGGAGGAACGGTTACCATTGAAGAATAAAACGGTACTTATCATTGGAGGCGGACTCGGCGGGGTGTCGGCTGCCATTACACTCGCACAGGCGGGATACGATGTTTCCTTATATGAAAAAAATGATCATATTGGAGGGAAGTTGAACCGGCTCGAACAAGACGGCTTTGGTTTTGATCTTGGCCCATCCATTTTGACGATGCCGCAGATTTTCGAGAAATTGTTTGCGGCGAGCGGGAAATCCATGAAGGATTATGTCCAGATTGAAAGGCTGGATCATCAATGGCGTTCCTTCTTCCCCGATGGAAATGTCATAGACTTATATGAAGATATGAACGACATGCGGGAGAAGAACGCCTCTCTCAGTGAAAAGGACATTCGTGAATATCAACGTCTGCTGGAGCATTCGAAGACCCATTACGATATGACGGATAAAACCTTATTTAAAGGTGCGGATACGGCAAAAGGAATCGTCAAGCAGGCGGGACTGTTCAGTGTCTTGAAGAACATTGACCTCATGTCCACAGTGCATAAATCCCTCGATAAGCGGATCAGTCATGAGCAGTTTCGCGATATGCTCTCTTATTTTATCAAATATGTGGGTTCGTCCCCTTACGATGCGCCGGCCGTGATGAATATGATGATCTACATGCAGCATGACCAGGGAGCATGGTATGTTCCCGGCGGTTTGCATAAGCTCGCGGATGCTCTTGTGAAGCTGGCGGAAGAAGTGGGGGTGACCTTCCACCTTGGACGGCAGATCGTCAAGCTAGACAAGAAGGATGGAGATATTACCGGAGCCGTATTGGATGACGGAACACGGGTGACAGCCGATCACTATGTCTCCAATATGGAAGTCATACCGGTTTACGAGCGGTTACTGGAAGAAGACAGCGATTTTATTAACAAATTAAAAAAGAAATTCGAACCGGCAAGCTCCGGTCTTGTCATGCATCTGGGTGTGAAAAAGATTTATCCGCAGCTTCGCCATCATAATTTCTTTTTCGCAGAAAATATGAAGGAGCAAATGGAATCGATCTTCCACCGCCATGAACTGCCGGACGATCCGGTCATTTATCTGGTCAATGTCAATAAGACCGATCCGACTCAGGCTCCTCCAGGACATGAAAATATCAAGGTGCTGCCGCATATTCCTTTTATCCGGGATGAGAATCCGTATACGCAAAAGGACTATGAACAATTCGCTGAGCGGGTCCTGATCAAGTTGGAGAAGATGGGCCTCGATGGCTTGCGTGAGAACATTGTCACCAGGGATATGTGGACACCGGAAGATATCAGGCGCACGTATGGTTCCGACCGCGGTGCGATTTATGGGACCGTGTCAGACAGTAAGAAGAATAAAGGGTTGAAGCATCCGAAACAGAGTGAACGTTACGACAACCTCTATTTTGTGGGGGGGACGGTGAATCCAGGTGGTGGAATGCCGATGGTGACACTAAGCGGCCAGCTTGTAGGTGAGAAAATTATGGAGAGGGATTCTGGATAA
- a CDS encoding glycosyl-4,4'-diaponeurosporenoate acyltransferase, producing the protein MIVSLPDHWIILLDVIAWTFFHLSISAFCLKLPLTWFLKDHFWFRTFSFEQSGALWQRLFRVKKWKGLILDGTIFFKKGYSKKGLHGTKSRDIIVFAAETKRAELTHWLSILPAPLFFIWNPVWAGWVMVLYAVVFNLPIIVVQRYNRGRISAITSSLGKK; encoded by the coding sequence ATGATTGTCTCACTGCCTGACCATTGGATCATCCTGCTTGATGTGATTGCCTGGACGTTCTTTCATCTCTCCATTTCGGCTTTTTGCTTGAAACTGCCTTTGACGTGGTTCCTGAAAGACCATTTCTGGTTTCGGACGTTCTCTTTTGAACAGTCCGGAGCATTGTGGCAGCGTTTATTCCGGGTGAAGAAGTGGAAGGGATTGATTCTGGATGGCACGATCTTTTTCAAAAAGGGATACAGTAAAAAGGGGTTGCATGGTACGAAGTCGAGGGACATAATCGTATTTGCGGCGGAAACGAAACGCGCGGAATTAACCCATTGGCTCTCCATTCTCCCTGCTCCGCTGTTCTTCATATGGAATCCAGTATGGGCAGGATGGGTGATGGTCCTGTATGCCGTGGTTTTCAACCTTCCGATTATCGTTGTTCAACGTTACAATCGTGGGCGTATATCGGCCATTACGTCAAGCCTTGGGAAGAAATGA
- a CDS encoding glycosyltransferase, whose amino-acid sequence MTISEVINLILGFLGIIIAIIMFWSLPVPGFTARSTAGLPFLSIIIPARNEEGRISPLLQSLQEQRFKSFEILLVDDDSSDRTVAVAESYGVTVLQNKGAGKSSACWRGAKEAKGNWLLFLDADTRFTSVDGLRNLLRFYERKGARGILALQPYHTVERVYEHLSIVFNIIVVVGMNLFTVWGFRFKAAGSFGPCILCNRDDYFLSGGHEKIEGAIMDDLALGEAFLDQNLPVRCLGGRGIISFRMYPEGMGSLIEGWCKSFAVGSKSTHPVVMLMVILWITGSLTSASSLISSIMEERTIAMIVNGALYILYSVQTAWFARRVGDFRWVFFPFYPLLFLFFAVIFLYSFIRVNIFHSVKWKGRKIKV is encoded by the coding sequence ATGACAATTTCAGAAGTGATCAATCTCATCCTGGGTTTCCTCGGGATTATCATTGCCATTATCATGTTTTGGTCCTTGCCGGTACCAGGTTTCACCGCAAGAAGTACGGCCGGCTTGCCGTTTCTGTCCATCATTATCCCTGCCAGGAATGAAGAAGGCAGGATCTCCCCGTTATTGCAGTCGTTGCAGGAGCAGCGATTCAAGTCATTTGAAATTCTGTTGGTGGATGACGATTCATCGGATCGAACCGTGGCTGTCGCAGAAAGCTACGGTGTAACGGTCCTGCAGAATAAAGGGGCAGGGAAATCATCTGCCTGCTGGCGCGGAGCCAAGGAGGCAAAGGGGAACTGGCTACTCTTCCTGGATGCCGATACAAGATTCACCAGTGTGGATGGATTACGCAATCTCCTGCGTTTCTACGAGAGGAAAGGAGCCAGGGGTATCCTCGCTTTGCAGCCCTATCACACCGTGGAGCGCGTGTATGAGCATCTTTCTATTGTTTTTAACATCATCGTGGTGGTAGGGATGAATCTATTTACGGTCTGGGGATTCCGGTTCAAAGCTGCCGGTTCGTTCGGTCCATGTATTCTATGTAATCGAGACGATTACTTTTTATCTGGAGGGCATGAAAAAATCGAGGGTGCCATCATGGATGATCTGGCACTGGGAGAGGCCTTTCTTGATCAGAACCTCCCCGTTCGCTGCCTGGGCGGCAGAGGGATCATTTCGTTCCGCATGTATCCGGAAGGCATGGGGAGCCTTATCGAAGGCTGGTGCAAAAGTTTTGCCGTTGGTTCCAAGTCCACTCATCCCGTGGTCATGTTGATGGTCATCCTCTGGATTACCGGAAGTTTAACCAGCGCGTCTTCATTGATCTCTTCAATTATGGAGGAAAGAACCATCGCTATGATCGTCAATGGGGCATTGTATATCCTCTATAGCGTTCAAACGGCATGGTTTGCCCGCAGGGTCGGGGATTTTAGATGGGTGTTTTTCCCTTTTTATCCGCTGCTTTTTTTATTCTTTGCAGTGATTTTCCTTTATTCTTTCATCCGGGTGAATATTTTTCATTCTGTGAAGTGGAAGGGGCGGAAGATAAAGGTGTGA